Proteins encoded by one window of Gouania willdenowi chromosome 4, fGouWil2.1, whole genome shotgun sequence:
- the lingo3a gene encoding leucine-rich repeat and immunoglobulin-like domain-containing nogo receptor-interacting protein 3a: MGVSLRQDVGWLPPFLFLLFMISVTPAQSQGCPQRCECIAKLKTVSCYGKRLSALPDGIPTDTKILDLSENKLRWVEHGDLLPYTRLEKLDLSENMISVIEPNAFSSLQNLLSLSLRGNQLKLVPMGAFSHLSNLTSLDLSENKIVILLDFTFQDLKSLKNLDVGDNDLVYISNKAFLGLVGLREMTIERCNLTSVSSQSLSYLQNLVTIRLRYLSISALEDQNFRRLGNLRGLEIDHWPFLEYISPHSLQGLNLSWLSITHTNITSVPTSALRSLAHLTSLNLSYNPISVLESWALRDLIKLKELHLVNTNLAVVQPYALGGLRQIRLLNFSANTLVTLEEAAFQSVNTLETLRLDGNPLACDCRLLWILQRRKTLNFDGASPVCMSPVEVQGRALNAFSDSALFDHFTCQKPKIRNRRLQQISAREGQVVSFICKAEGEPTPVIFWISPQRRRITTKSSGRLTVLPDGTLEIRYAQVTDSGTYICIASNAGGNDTYFATLTVSSLPLDAALIANRTYYAGDLNDTNLNDTRVFLKFTLDLKTILISTAMGCIMFLGVVLFCFILLFVWSRGRGQHKNNFSVEYSFRKVDGPSGASGGQGGARKFNMKMI, translated from the coding sequence ATGGGGGTGAGCCTGAGGCAAGATGTAGGATGGCTCCCACCTTTCCTATTCTTGCTATTCATGATCTCTGTCACCCCTGCCCAAAGCCAGGGGTGTCCTCAGCGCTGTGAGTGCATTGCCAAGCTCAAAACCGTGTCCTGTTACGGTAAACGTTTGTCAGCCCTGCCGGACGGAATTCCAACGGACACCAAAATCTTGGACCTAAGCGAGAACAAACTACGTTGGGTGGAGCATGGTGATCTGCTTCCATATACACGCCTTGAGAAGCTGGACCTGagtgaaaacatgatcagcgTGATCGAACCAAATGCATTCTCCAGTCTCCAGAACTTGCTGTCGCTCTCACTGAGGGGAAACCAACTGAAGCTGGTACCAATGGGAGCTTTTTCACATCTCTCCAACCTAACCTCATTGGATCTGagtgaaaataaaattgtaattcttTTAGACTTTACTTTTCAGGAcctaaaaagtcttaaaaactTGGACGTCGGAGACAATGATTTAGTTTATATTTCTAACAAAGCTTTTTTGGGTCTTGTTGGTTTAAGGGAGATGACAATTGAGAGGTGCAACTTGACTTCAGTGTCCAGCCAATCTTTGTCTTACCTTCAAAACCTGGTGACTATTCGTCTTCGCTATCTTAGTATTTCTGCTTTGGAGGACCAGAATTTTCGAAGGCTTGGAAACCTGAGGGGCCTAGAGATCGATCACTGGCCCTTTTTAGAGTACATCTCCCCACACAGCCTGCAGGGTCTTAACCTTTCCTGGctgtcaatcacacacacaaacatcaccTCTGTGCCCACTTCTGCCCTGCGCAGTCTAGCTCATCTCACCAGCCTCAACCTCTCCTATAACCCAATCTCTGTGTTGGAGTCCTGGGCTTTGCGGGATCTCATCAAGCTGAAAGAGCTGCATCTTGTCAACACTAATCTGGCAGTAGTACAGCCTTATGCTCTCGGGGGCCTCCGGCAAATTCGTCTGCTTAACTTTTCTGCTAACACTCTGGTGACACTGGAGGAGGCAGCCTTTCAGTCTGTCAACACTCTGGAGACCCTACGTTTGGATGGAAACCCACTGGCTTGTGACTGTCGCTTGCTCTGGATTCTTCAGCGCAGGAAGACCCTAAACTTTGACGGAGCGTCCCCTGTGTGTATGTCACCAGTTGAGGTGCAAGGACGAGCTCTCAATGCTTTTTCAGACTCGGCTCTCTTTGACCATTTTACTTGCCAGAAGCCCAAAATTCGCAACAGGAGACTTCAGCAGATATCAGCCCGCGAGGGACAGGTGGTGTCGTTTATTTGTAAAGCAGAGGGTGAGCCAACACCCGTGATATTCTGGATCTCACCTCAGCGTCGCCGCATCACTACAAAGAGTAGTGGCCGCCTCACAGTTTTGCCTGATGGGACACTGGAAATACGATACGCACAGGTAACAGACAGCGGGACGTACATCTGCATAGCAAGCAACGCTGGTGGTAACGACACCTATTTTGCCACATTAACTGTCAGTAGCCTCCCACTGGACGCAGCACTCATTGCTAACCGTACCTACTATGCTGGAGATCTAAATGACACAAACCTAAACGACACTAGAGTCTTCTTGAAGTTTACGCTGGACCTAAAGACTATCCTCATTTCTACAGCAATGGGGTGTATAATGTTCCTGGGAGTGGTCTTGTTCTGTTTCATTCTGTTGTTTGTGTGGAGTCGAGGCAGAGGACAGCACAAAAACAATTTCTCAGTAGAGTATTCTTTCAGAAAAGTGGATGGGCCGAGTGGAGCTAGTGGAGGACAGGGAGGAGCACGAAAGTTCAACATGAAAATGATTTGA